In Flavobacterium praedii, the DNA window TTAAACTCATTGAAAGTTGACAATTGTACAAAATAAAAAGGAAAATTACCCTGATTCCATTTGGTTCTCCAATCTGTTATCATCAACGGAAATGCTTTTTTATATTGTTTAGCTCTCCAAACATTGGCTTCACCCTGATACCACAAAACACCTTGAAAAGCGTACGGAATTAATGGATTGACCATTGCATTATACAATAACGAAGGATAACTATTGGGTGAAATGGCAATTTTTACCTGTACTACATTGAACTTCCAAAGACCTTCCAAAGGCATACTAAAATCTTTGAAATCAATTTTTAAATCGGCAGGATCGCCGTAAATTCCGCCACCACCTGAGTAATCTGAAATTCGAATTGCAATTACATTATTACCTTCTTTCAAAACGCCGGCAGGAATTGTATAAACTCTTTGGGCTTCCCAAATATTATTGGTTCCTACCTGAACGCCATTTACATAAGTTATGTCTTCGTCATCTACTTTGGACATATGCAAAACAGCTTCTTTTTTGGCCTGTTCGGCAGATAAAACAACAGTTTTTCGCATCCAAACGATTCCGTCAATATTACCGATTTGTTGGTTTTCCCACAAGGAAGGCACTTTTATTTCAGGCCAATTAGCGTCTTTAAAATTCAAATCTTTAAACTGATTTTCGTTGGCCATCGTCACATCAAAACCTTGAACTTTTTTGATATTATCTAAAACTGATTTTTTGTATGTTTCAAAAACGGCGTCCATATCCACCTGAGGCACATCGGCAATCATGGCTTTAAAGTCATCGCTTTTTTCGAATGCTTCACGGCTGGTCCAAGTTTCGACACAAGTGCCGCCCCAAGAGGTATTGATGATTCCGATGGGGATTTTTAATTCGGCATATAATTTTTTAGCAAAAAAGAAACCAACAGCCGTAAAATCGCTGATGGTTTCTTTGTTGCAAACGACCCATTTTCCAGCTTTTAAATCTTCTTTTGGTGAACCACTCAAATCCTGGGCTACACCAAAATGACGAATCATTGGATAATTGGAGTCTTCGATTTCGGTTTTGAAATTCATCGTTTTATACATCTGGAATTCCATATTCGATTGTCCGCTGCAAATCCAGACTTCACCAACCCAAACATCTTTTATAACAATTTTGTTTTTGCCAGAAATGGTCAATTCAAACGGTCCTCCTGCTTTTTCGGAATCTAATTTCACCATCCATTTTCCGGTTGCGTCGGTTGTGATGGTTTTGGTCTGTTTGTTAAAATGGACTTCGACTTTTTCATTGGCGTCTGCCCAACCCCAAACGGGAATTTGTTTATTGCGTTGCAAAACCATTCCGTCCGAAAATACTAAAGGCATTCGAACATTGGCGTTTACCATTATGAAAGAAATCAGAAAAAGAAATGCGATACTTTTTTTCATTTTATTATGTTTTTTAAAATCAGCGACAAAAAGTAACAGCAAAGTTCGCTAAGCTTTGCGAACTTTGCGCTTCTTTGCTATCCTTGCGGTTACTATATTTTTATTCAAACTGTTTATCATCTACTTCAATCCATCCTGCAAAGCGGTTAATGCTTGCTGATCATAAACCGTATTATTGGTTCTATTAAATAAAGTCATAGTGTTTACTCCCATGAATCCAGCATCCCAATAAAAAGGGAGCAGGCCATTAGCTTTTGCCTGTTTTACTACATATTTCAGAAAATCGGCTCTTGATTTGAGATGTAAAGTCAATGCATCACCCGTTAAATCACGTCTGATCGCTCCAAATTCTCCAAGTACAACGGGAATTCCTTTATCGACAAATTGCGTTTTCATCGACAAGAAAAATTTATCTATATCCGCCTCTTCACCCCAAGTTGGATTATGATCTGTGTCTGTGGTTGAATGATTTGCTGCCCCCCAATAGTAAAACATTTTACCCCATGTTTCATCCTTGGTCATCAGAGTAAATTGATAAGGATAAAAATGAATTTCGGCCATCATGCGATTGGCCACCTTATCTGTTGGCAAAGTAGTCATCAACTTATTGGTTTTATCAATATCAGTAGCAGGGCCTTGAACAATCAAGGTACGATACGCATTTTTTCCTCCTGTAGAACGTACCGCATCAATAAACGTTTGATGATAGGACATTAAAACTGCCATTTGAGTAGCATCTTCAACTTTGGGTTCGTTTGCACTGGCAAAAAGCAAATGCTCATCAAAACCGCGTAACTGTGTAGCTATTTGTTCCCAAAACGCTTTTTGTTTGGCATTGTTTTCTACTTTTTTGGCTTCGGTACAATTTTCTTCTAGCCATCCACCATCCCAGTGAATATTTACGATGACATACATATCATTATCGACACAGTATTGCACTACTTCTTTTACTCTGGCTAACCATGTTGCATTGATTTGCGCCGTTTTAGCATTCGCATACTGATTCCAGGAACAAGGAATTCTAATAGCATTGAATCCATTTGCCTTAACCAAGTCAATCAATGCTTTGGTAACCTTTGGATTTCCCCAAGCGGTTTCACTTCCAGGAGTAGCTTCCAAAGTGTTTCCTATATTCCATCCCAATTTCATTTTGGCTGCCAGCGCTACAGCTGTGCTTCCCATTCCTGTCGCATCATCCGCAATTGGATTAATATTATAACTAGGATATAAACCCACTACAGCACCAGTTCCTGCAACTTGTGAAACTGAAATTTGAACTGATGCAGCTCCGCTAGAACTTAATGTAATTATAGCCGTTCTTGCAACTGTAGTTGTGTTTTCTAAAGCAGTAATTGACACTAAACTTGTCCCTTTTGTTCCTGAAGTTTTACTCAATTGAACCCAAGCAGCATTTGAAGCAATATCCCATGTTTTAGCATCCGTTGTAACAATAACACTGGCAACATTTCCTTTAGCTACAAAATCTATCTTAGAAATATCTACTGTAAGTGTTATTGCAGCAGGTTGTACTGGCTCTGCACCCGAATCCGAACTACAAGCACAAAGTCCAAAAAAAGCAACGCATAAAATAGCGCCAATTATAATTTTTCTCATTTTTACTGTTTTAAAATATTATTTAATAATTACTACAACTTCTTTTTTAATATCACGGGATGAACTTCCTAATTTCAAGGTATAATTCCCTGGTTCAACCGTCCATTTTTTGGATTCCACATTATAATAAGCCAACTCTTTTACTGGGATTTTGATTGTTA includes these proteins:
- a CDS encoding cellulase family glycosylhydrolase, which produces MRKIIIGAILCVAFFGLCACSSDSGAEPVQPAAITLTVDISKIDFVAKGNVASVIVTTDAKTWDIASNAAWVQLSKTSGTKGTSLVSITALENTTTVARTAIITLSSSGAASVQISVSQVAGTGAVVGLYPSYNINPIADDATGMGSTAVALAAKMKLGWNIGNTLEATPGSETAWGNPKVTKALIDLVKANGFNAIRIPCSWNQYANAKTAQINATWLARVKEVVQYCVDNDMYVIVNIHWDGGWLEENCTEAKKVENNAKQKAFWEQIATQLRGFDEHLLFASANEPKVEDATQMAVLMSYHQTFIDAVRSTGGKNAYRTLIVQGPATDIDKTNKLMTTLPTDKVANRMMAEIHFYPYQFTLMTKDETWGKMFYYWGAANHSTTDTDHNPTWGEEADIDKFFLSMKTQFVDKGIPVVLGEFGAIRRDLTGDALTLHLKSRADFLKYVVKQAKANGLLPFYWDAGFMGVNTMTLFNRTNNTVYDQQALTALQDGLK
- a CDS encoding sialate O-acetylesterase translates to MKKSIAFLFLISFIMVNANVRMPLVFSDGMVLQRNKQIPVWGWADANEKVEVHFNKQTKTITTDATGKWMVKLDSEKAGGPFELTISGKNKIVIKDVWVGEVWICSGQSNMEFQMYKTMNFKTEIEDSNYPMIRHFGVAQDLSGSPKEDLKAGKWVVCNKETISDFTAVGFFFAKKLYAELKIPIGIINTSWGGTCVETWTSREAFEKSDDFKAMIADVPQVDMDAVFETYKKSVLDNIKKVQGFDVTMANENQFKDLNFKDANWPEIKVPSLWENQQIGNIDGIVWMRKTVVLSAEQAKKEAVLHMSKVDDEDITYVNGVQVGTNNIWEAQRVYTIPAGVLKEGNNVIAIRISDYSGGGGIYGDPADLKIDFKDFSMPLEGLWKFNVVQVKIAISPNSYPSLLYNAMVNPLIPYAFQGVLWYQGEANVWRAKQYKKAFPLMITDWRTKWNQGNFPFYFVQLSTFNEFNGNSKVGSRWAELREAQTETLQLPNTGMVVTTDIGNAKDIHPTNKQDVGKRLASIALNDVYGKKQVCSGPMYQSMEIKGNQIILTFDKIGSGLSSSDHSENVKGFEIAGADKVFYSAKAIIKNNTVIVSCENLKNPVAVHYGWADDDTEINLFNKEKFPASPFRTDDWEMITANEKYSISK